The Bacteroidales bacterium genome includes the window ACATAACGGTCTTGAAAGCCTACGACCTCCTCCTGGCGCAGGAAGCAATTGTCTTGAATTATGTCTGGCCGATCACGCTGACCCTTCTGTCCGTACCACTTCTGAAGCAGAAAATCGGGTATAAAAGCATCATCGCCATCCTGATCAGTTTCATTGGAGTGATCATCATCGTCCTGAAAGGGAATCTCACGGGTTTGCAATTCACGAACCTCCAGGGGGTGGCGCTGGCCCTCATTTGCACGGTATTCTGGGCGGTGTTCTTCATTTTTAATATGAAGGATCCAAGGGAAGAGGTTTCGAAAATGTTCCTCAACTTCCTGTTCGGATTCCTTTATACCCTGACTGCAGTGCTGGTGTTCCGCAAAATCCGGATCCCATCGCCGGAAGCGCTGGCCGGTGTGGTTTACATCGGTCTGTTCGAAATGGGGATCACCTTCATCCTTTGGCTCAAAGCGCTTAAACTGAGCGTGACCACCGCAAAAGTCGCCAACCTCATTTTCATCTCGCCATTCCTTTCTCTGATCTGGGTTTCGTTTGCAGTGGGTGAGCAGATCATGGGGTACACGATCATCGGATTGATCTTCATTGTGGCGGGGATTGTGCTGCAAAGGGTGGTAAGATAAAAGCTTCAAGCTTGCAGCTATTAATTCCCTACCTTTGTCTTCCATTTGGCAAACTGATGTCCAACCGCCGGAAAATAGCCTTTCATACCTTTGGGTGCAAGCTTAATTTCGCTGAAACTTCAACCATCGGAAGAAGCCTGCCTGAACAGGGTTACGAACTGGTGGATCACAGGGAGAGGGCCGATATCTATGTGATCCATTCCTGTACGGTCACTGAAGCAGCCGAAAAAAAGTGCAACCAGTTCATACGGCGTCTGAAACGCGGGAATCCCTCTTCCGTGATCGTCGTAATGGGCTGTTACGCCGAGTTAAAATCCCGGAAGCTGGCCACCATGCCAGAAGTCGATCTGGTTTTGGGGAACGAAAGCAAATATGCGCTGGCAGAGCATCTCCGGTCCCTGACTGCTGGTAGCAGGTTTGCTGTTCCTGAAGGCTCCCCGGAAAGCAATCCGGTTTTCGTACCCGCCTTTTCGTTGCACGACCGGACCCGTTCCTTTCTCAAGGTTCAGGATGGATGTGACAATTTTTGCCATTATTGCATCATCCCCTTTGTTCGCGGCCGCAGCAAAAGCGCCCCGGTCAGGTCCGTACTCGAATCAGCACGAATGATCCATGAGGCCGGCGTACAGGAGATCGTTCTGACCGGAGTGAACATCGGGGATTTCGGAAAACACCACGGGGAATCGCTCTATGATTTACTGGTGCAGATGGAGGAGCAGATCACCGTACCGCGGA containing:
- the mtaB gene encoding tRNA (N(6)-L-threonylcarbamoyladenosine(37)-C(2))-methylthiotransferase MtaB, with amino-acid sequence MQLLIPYLCLPFGKLMSNRRKIAFHTFGCKLNFAETSTIGRSLPEQGYELVDHRERADIYVIHSCTVTEAAEKKCNQFIRRLKRGNPSSVIVVMGCYAELKSRKLATMPEVDLVLGNESKYALAEHLRSLTAGSRFAVPEGSPESNPVFVPAFSLHDRTRSFLKVQDGCDNFCHYCIIPFVRGRSKSAPVRSVLESARMIHEAGVQEIVLTGVNIGDFGKHHGESLYDLLVQMEEQITVPRIRISSIEPDLLTNAIIHLVASSGKIMPHFHIPLQSGSDRILALMKRNYRRELFADRIARIRSILPDSCIAVDVIVGFPGETDADFTETIDFIQNTDLSYVHVFTYSERPGTVASRMENKIRPEIKKVRSQQLHVLSENKKKLFYHKNKGTTHQVLFESDPIKTELFGFTENYIHVKAPYDQNLVNQIIPVKLIKLDENEFYDYEG
- a CDS encoding DMT family transporter, which produces MTVPNQRKATLLALIAVLFWSTIGSAFKLTLRQIDFLNILLYASLVSVVIFLILLLLQGQWTSLSKITKKDLLHSALLGLLNPFLFYITVLKAYDLLLAQEAIVLNYVWPITLTLLSVPLLKQKIGYKSIIAILISFIGVIIIVLKGNLTGLQFTNLQGVALALICTVFWAVFFIFNMKDPREEVSKMFLNFLFGFLYTLTAVLVFRKIRIPSPEALAGVVYIGLFEMGITFILWLKALKLSVTTAKVANLIFISPFLSLIWVSFAVGEQIMGYTIIGLIFIVAGIVLQRVVR